From Variovorax sp. J2L1-78, the proteins below share one genomic window:
- a CDS encoding 1-aminocyclopropane-1-carboxylate deaminase codes for MNLQKFPRYPLTFGPTPIQPLKRLSAHLGGKVDLYAKREDCNSGLAFGGNKTRKLEYLIPEALEGGYDTLVSIGGIQSNQTRQVAAVAAHLGLKCVLVQENWVNYSDAVYDRVGNIEMSRIMGADVRLDAAGFDIGIRKSWEDAMESVRQAGGKPFPIPAGCSEHPRGGLGFVAFAEEVRQQEAELGFKFDYIVVCAVTGSTQAGMVVGFAADGRADRVIGIDASAKPEKTYEQVLRIAKNTAELVELGRDITEKDVVLDTRFGGPEYGLPSEGTLEAIRLSARFEAMLTDPVYEGKSMHGMIEKVRLGEFPPGSKVLYAHLGGVPALSAYSFIFRNG; via the coding sequence ATGAATCTGCAGAAATTCCCCCGCTATCCGTTGACCTTCGGCCCGACGCCCATCCAGCCGCTCAAGCGGCTGAGCGCCCACCTCGGCGGCAAGGTCGATCTCTATGCCAAGCGCGAGGACTGCAACAGCGGCCTGGCCTTCGGCGGCAACAAGACGCGCAAGCTCGAGTACCTCATCCCCGAGGCGCTCGAAGGCGGCTACGACACGCTGGTGTCGATCGGCGGCATCCAGTCGAACCAGACGCGCCAGGTCGCGGCGGTGGCGGCGCACCTGGGCCTCAAGTGCGTGCTGGTGCAGGAGAACTGGGTGAACTATTCCGATGCGGTGTACGACCGGGTCGGCAACATCGAGATGTCCCGCATCATGGGCGCCGACGTGCGCCTGGACGCCGCGGGCTTCGACATCGGCATCCGCAAGAGCTGGGAGGACGCGATGGAAAGCGTGCGCCAGGCCGGCGGCAAGCCCTTCCCGATTCCGGCGGGCTGCTCCGAGCATCCGAGGGGCGGCCTGGGCTTCGTGGCCTTCGCCGAAGAGGTGCGCCAGCAGGAGGCCGAGCTCGGTTTCAAGTTCGACTACATCGTGGTCTGTGCCGTCACCGGCAGCACGCAGGCCGGCATGGTGGTTGGCTTCGCCGCCGACGGCCGCGCCGACCGCGTGATCGGCATCGATGCCTCGGCCAAGCCGGAGAAGACCTACGAGCAGGTGCTGCGCATCGCGAAGAACACGGCCGAGCTGGTCGAGCTCGGGCGCGACATCACCGAGAAGGACGTGGTGCTCGACACCCGCTTCGGCGGCCCGGAGTACGGCCTGCCCAGCGAGGGCACCTTGGAGGCGATCCGCCTGAGTGCGCGCTTCGAAGCCATGCTGACCGATCCCGTTTACGAGGGCAAGTCGATGCACGGGATGATCGAGAAGGTGCGCCTCGGCGAGTTCCCGCCGGGCTCGAAGGTGCTGTATGCGCACCTGGGCGGCGTGCCGGCACTGAGCGCCTACAGCTTCATCTTCCGCAACGGCTGA
- a CDS encoding ABC transporter substrate-binding protein: MGHLSTTLVRRALLSIALAATAAAHAGKANDTLTYASDSEVDNVSPYHNNMREGVILAAMAWDTLIYRDTKTGEFKPQLATAWKWDSPTALNVTLRQGVTFQNGDKFTADDVAYTFNEVTGPDAKIATRQNTDWIKNVEKLGDYQVRIHLKTPFPAALEYLSGPTPIYPAAYFKKVGLEGYSKAPIGTGPYKITAVTPGQGVTMVKNTAYFKDSPIGQPKIGNVKFVVIRDPEARMAQLMTGAVDWIWRVPADQAESLKAAPNLSVLSGETMRVGFVSMNNNGTTPESTPFKDVRVRQAVNMAINRKGLADSLVRGGSQPVYATCFRTQYGCETGKVVKYPYDPAKAKALLAEAGFPNGFDTDLWAYRERDYAEAMIGDLRKIGIRARLHFVQYPALRNEVRSGRAPLTFQAWGSFSINDASAFAGNFFKGGPDDTAKDPQTIALLQTADATVDKAERTAKYAQALQRISEQAMWAPLFSYSTNYAFTSDLKFDAQPDELPRFFAASWK, translated from the coding sequence ATGGGGCATCTATCCACCACGCTGGTGCGACGCGCACTTCTGTCGATCGCGCTGGCCGCCACAGCGGCCGCGCACGCCGGCAAGGCCAACGACACCCTCACCTACGCGTCCGACAGTGAGGTCGACAACGTGAGCCCGTACCACAACAACATGCGCGAAGGCGTGATCCTGGCCGCGATGGCCTGGGACACGCTGATCTACCGCGACACGAAGACCGGCGAATTCAAGCCGCAGCTCGCCACCGCGTGGAAGTGGGATTCGCCCACTGCGCTGAACGTCACGCTGCGCCAGGGCGTGACCTTCCAGAACGGCGACAAGTTCACGGCGGACGATGTGGCCTATACCTTTAATGAAGTCACCGGTCCCGACGCGAAGATCGCCACACGGCAGAACACCGACTGGATCAAGAACGTCGAGAAACTGGGCGACTACCAGGTGCGCATCCACCTCAAGACACCGTTCCCGGCCGCGCTCGAATACCTCTCGGGCCCGACGCCGATCTACCCTGCGGCGTACTTCAAGAAGGTGGGGCTCGAGGGCTACAGCAAGGCGCCGATTGGCACCGGCCCGTACAAGATCACGGCCGTCACGCCGGGCCAGGGCGTGACGATGGTCAAGAACACCGCCTACTTCAAGGACAGCCCGATCGGCCAGCCGAAGATCGGTAACGTGAAGTTCGTCGTCATCCGCGACCCCGAGGCGCGCATGGCCCAGCTGATGACCGGTGCGGTCGACTGGATCTGGCGCGTACCGGCCGACCAGGCCGAGTCGCTCAAGGCCGCGCCCAACCTCTCCGTGCTCAGCGGCGAGACCATGCGCGTCGGCTTCGTCAGCATGAACAACAACGGCACCACGCCCGAGTCCACGCCCTTCAAGGACGTGCGCGTTCGCCAGGCGGTGAACATGGCGATCAACCGCAAGGGCCTGGCCGACAGCCTGGTGCGCGGCGGCAGCCAGCCGGTGTATGCGACCTGTTTCCGTACGCAGTACGGCTGCGAAACCGGCAAGGTGGTGAAGTACCCGTACGACCCGGCCAAGGCGAAGGCGCTGCTGGCCGAAGCCGGCTTCCCCAACGGCTTCGACACCGACCTCTGGGCCTACCGCGAGCGCGACTATGCGGAAGCCATGATCGGCGACCTGCGCAAGATCGGCATCCGCGCACGGCTGCATTTCGTGCAGTACCCGGCGCTGCGCAACGAGGTCCGCTCCGGCCGGGCACCGCTGACCTTCCAGGCCTGGGGTTCGTTCTCGATCAACGACGCCTCGGCCTTCGCCGGCAACTTCTTCAAGGGCGGCCCGGACGACACCGCCAAGGACCCGCAGACCATCGCGCTCTTGCAGACGGCGGACGCCACCGTCGACAAGGCCGAACGCACCGCCAAGTACGCGCAGGCGCTGCAGCGCATCTCGGAGCAGGCCATGTGGGCGCCGCTCTTCTCGTACTCGACCAACTACGCGTTCACGTCGGACCTGAAATTCGACGCCCAGCCCGACGAGTTGCCGCGCTTCTTCGCGGCCAGCTGGAAGTAA
- a CDS encoding Lrp/AsnC family transcriptional regulator translates to MRATKRQTQSATTAASLKDTLDRTDRAILRALQRDASVSNVALAAKVNLSAPACLRRVERLKAMGMIRGIVALLEPRALDAGMLVMIGVVLDRSTPESFADFEKAVQKVSGCLECHVVTGEFDYFMMLRTRDHESFNRLHAEQLLYLPGVRQVRSFMVLKEVLSTTQLTV, encoded by the coding sequence ATGCGCGCAACAAAACGCCAAACCCAAAGCGCCACCACCGCGGCGTCCCTGAAAGACACGCTGGACCGCACCGACCGGGCCATCCTGCGTGCGCTGCAGCGCGACGCATCGGTCTCCAACGTCGCGCTGGCGGCCAAGGTCAACCTGAGTGCGCCGGCCTGCCTGCGCCGCGTGGAGCGCCTCAAGGCCATGGGCATGATCCGCGGCATCGTCGCGCTGCTGGAGCCGCGCGCGCTCGACGCCGGCATGCTGGTGATGATCGGCGTGGTGCTCGACCGCTCCACGCCCGAGTCCTTCGCCGACTTCGAGAAGGCCGTGCAGAAGGTCTCCGGCTGCCTCGAATGCCATGTGGTGACCGGCGAGTTCGACTACTTCATGATGCTGCGCACGCGCGACCACGAGAGCTTCAACCGGCTGCATGCCGAGCAGTTGCTCTACCTGCCGGGCGTGCGGCAGGTGCGCAGCTTCATGGTGCTCAAGGAGGTGCTGTCGACCACGCAACTGACGGTGTAG
- a CDS encoding LysR family transcriptional regulator, whose product MATSQLVARQLQDTALRYFLEVVRCGSISEASTRLNVASSAISRHIAQLEALLEVSLFDRHARGMVPSAAGELLAVHAIRSAHDAERVVGDVQALQGMQRGRVRLVATEGFSMEFLPRVISDFVAQHPGIQFHLGVHPPADCTRRILMGDADIGFVMSRGAEKDIKVEHLQPSPVMAVMQPTHPLVRFKQISLRQLVPYPLALPEPDTTVRQLFDIACHRQRLPVEPVLTSSYIASLLGFLRHAPLGITICGEISVREPIERGELVAMPLKDRGLDLRNIEVQTLVGRTLSRTAQAFLDYLRTQLAG is encoded by the coding sequence ATGGCCACCTCCCAACTCGTCGCCCGCCAACTGCAGGACACCGCCCTGCGCTACTTCCTGGAAGTCGTCCGCTGCGGTTCGATCAGCGAGGCCTCGACGCGGCTCAACGTCGCCAGCTCGGCCATCAGCCGGCACATCGCGCAGCTGGAAGCGCTGCTGGAGGTGAGCCTGTTCGACCGCCATGCGCGCGGCATGGTGCCGAGCGCGGCGGGCGAACTGCTCGCGGTGCATGCGATCCGCTCGGCGCACGACGCAGAGCGGGTGGTGGGCGACGTGCAGGCCTTGCAGGGCATGCAGCGCGGCCGCGTGCGCCTCGTGGCCACGGAAGGCTTTTCGATGGAGTTCCTGCCGCGCGTGATCAGCGACTTCGTGGCGCAGCATCCCGGCATCCAGTTCCACCTGGGCGTGCACCCGCCGGCCGACTGCACCCGGCGCATCCTGATGGGCGATGCCGACATCGGCTTCGTCATGAGCCGCGGCGCGGAGAAGGACATCAAGGTCGAACACCTGCAGCCTTCGCCCGTGATGGCGGTGATGCAGCCCACGCACCCGCTGGTGCGCTTCAAGCAGATCAGCCTGCGGCAGCTGGTGCCCTACCCGCTCGCCCTGCCGGAGCCGGACACGACGGTGCGCCAGCTGTTCGACATCGCCTGTCATCGGCAGCGGCTGCCCGTCGAGCCGGTGCTCACCAGCAGCTACATCGCCAGCCTGCTGGGCTTCCTGCGCCATGCGCCCCTGGGCATCACGATCTGTGGCGAGATATCGGTGCGCGAACCGATCGAGCGCGGCGAACTGGTGGCCATGCCGCTGAAGGACCGTGGCCTGGACCTGCGCAACATCGAGGTACAGACGCTCGTGGGCCGCACGCTGTCACGCACGGCGCAGGCCTTTCTGGATTACCTCCGAACACAGCTCGCGGGATAG
- a CDS encoding ABC transporter permease, translating into MLIYIFRRLLVALSVMLTVAVVSFMLLHLSGDLATAIAGPESTAADVEKIRVQYGLDRPITAQFFDWLGAAARLDFGRSFYFQNTVVELIGERLPITLKLGGVALLLAVVVAIPLGVLAAIYRDTWIDRLSLAVAVIGQAMPTFWFALTLIIVFSVGLKWLPVSGNTSWQHFVLPAVALGYYAMPAMMRLTRAGMLDVLGSDYIRTARAKGLSPARVVFKHALRNAIIPVVALAAVELGFMLGGSVVIESVYSMQGLGQLAWDSISRNDYPVVQAVVLIIAVFYIGLTFVADVLNAALDPRMRTR; encoded by the coding sequence ATGCTGATCTACATCTTCCGCCGGCTGCTGGTGGCGCTCTCGGTCATGCTGACCGTGGCCGTCGTCAGCTTCATGCTGCTGCACCTGTCGGGTGACCTGGCCACGGCCATCGCCGGGCCCGAATCGACCGCGGCCGACGTGGAGAAGATCCGCGTGCAGTACGGCCTCGACCGGCCGATCACCGCACAGTTCTTCGACTGGCTCGGCGCGGCGGCGCGGCTGGACTTCGGGCGCTCGTTCTACTTCCAGAACACGGTGGTCGAACTCATCGGCGAACGCCTGCCGATCACGCTGAAGCTCGGTGGCGTGGCGCTGCTGCTGGCGGTGGTGGTGGCGATCCCGCTGGGGGTGCTGGCCGCCATCTACCGCGACACCTGGATCGATCGGCTGTCGCTGGCGGTGGCGGTGATCGGCCAGGCCATGCCGACCTTCTGGTTCGCGCTGACGCTGATCATCGTGTTCTCGGTCGGGCTCAAGTGGCTGCCGGTGTCGGGCAACACGAGCTGGCAACACTTCGTGCTGCCGGCCGTGGCGCTGGGCTACTACGCGATGCCCGCCATGATGCGGCTCACGCGCGCCGGCATGCTCGACGTGCTCGGCTCCGACTACATCCGCACTGCCCGCGCCAAGGGCCTGAGCCCGGCGCGCGTGGTCTTCAAGCATGCGCTGCGCAACGCGATCATCCCGGTGGTGGCGCTGGCCGCGGTGGAACTGGGCTTCATGCTCGGCGGCTCGGTGGTCATCGAATCGGTGTATTCGATGCAGGGGTTGGGCCAGCTGGCATGGGACTCGATCTCGCGCAACGACTACCCGGTGGTGCAGGCGGTGGTGCTGATCATCGCGGTGTTCTATATCGGCCTGACCTTCGTGGCCGACGTGCTCAACGCCGCGCTCGACCCGCGCATGCGCACCCGCTGA